Below is a genomic region from Persicimonas caeni.
GACCGTGCCGACGACCCACAACAGGTCGGCCTGGCGCGGGGAGAACCGCGGAATCTCGGCACCGAAGCGTGCGATATCGTAGCGCGCGGCGGCCGTGGCCATGTACTCCATGCCGCAGCAGGCCGTGACGAAGGGATACTGGAAGAGCGAATACTTTCGGGCCCAGTTGACCGCGCTTTCAAGGCGGGTGGTCAGGACCTCAGGCAGTTGGTGTTCTAGTCCCATTCGAGACCTCCTTGCTTCCATTCGTAGACCAAGCCGATGGTCAGGATGGCTACGAAAATGAACATGACTCCGAACGAGTAGAGTCCGTACCCGAGCGCTTCGCTCTGGCGCCACGAGATGGCCCAGGGAACCACGAAGACCGTCTCGAGGTCGAAAAGAATGAAGCTGATGGCGACCATGTAGAACTTGACGCTGAAGCGCGTTTCGCGCGGGCTTCCGATCGGATCGGAGCCCGACTCGTACGGCATGCGCTTTTCGCGCGTCGGGTTCTTGGGACCGAAAAATTGTCCCAGGGCGGTGACGGCCGCGCCGGCACCACCTGCCAGCAGCAACAAAATCAGAATTCCAAGGTAATCTGCGACTTCCATGACACCATGTCCTGCGTCGTGTGGGTACCCTCCTACGGAGGCGCGCATTCACCTATCACGGCGCTTCGACGAGTGTCAAACTGGCCCGCGTGATTTCTGCGGGTGCGCCAGCGCTCGCGCTGCCCGGGCGTCGATCTTCAAGCCAATCGGGTACGGATCCTCGAGGCCCGGGTACATCTTAGATACATCTACTCGCAAGAAAGAACGAAAGGCCCGCCGCGAGATTCCCGGCGAGCCCTCGATTTTCGACGTGCAGAAGCGGATTAAAGCTTGCGGAACACGCCTACGACTTTGCCCAAGATGCCCGTGTCGCGGCCTTCGTCGGCGCGCACATAAATCGGCTCCATCGTGGAGTTGGCCGGCTGCAAGCGAATGCGACTGCCTTCTTTATAGAAGCGCTTGACGGTCGCCTCGCCGTCGACCATCGCCGCGACGATTTCTCCGTTGCGCGCGGTCTGCTTGCGCTCCACGAAGATGTAGTCGCCGTCGTGGATGCCGTCCTCGATCATCGACTCGCCGGTAACCCGCAGCCCGAAGATGTCGCCGCCGCGACCCAGGAGGCTCTCGCCGACGGCCAGAAACTCCTCGGTGTTCTCGATCGCTTGGGCTGGCATGCCCGCGGCGATGCGCCCGACGACGGGCACGTTGCGCACCTGCTGGTCGTACACGGACGTATCGTCGGTGCTCGAGACCGCCTCGCGCCCGTAGGCCGAGCCATCCGGGTTGAACAGGGGCTTGAGCGCGCGCGATTTGCCGTCTTCCCGCTCCAGATACCCCTTGCGCTCGATAGCTTTGAGGTGGTCGTTGACCCCATTGGTCGATTTGATCCCGAGGTGATCGCCGATCTCGCGAATCGTGGGCGGATACCCCTCGGTGTCGATGCAGTCGATGATGAAATCGAGCACCGCGGTCTGCCGCTTGGTCAGTTTGTCGAGTTCTTCTGCCATAAAATCTTGTCCGTTCAGTGAGATGTTCGGTGTCTGAACATTCGTCACGTTACTGAACGGGTGTTTGGGTGTCAATGGCGGAGCTGGTCAGCGGTCGATCTGGCGTTCGAGGGCGCGAGCCCTCTAGAAAAGCTCGAGCTTTCCTTGGGCGAGCAGGCTGAACACGTCCATCGACACCGCCACGCTCACGTGGATGGCTACGCCGAGCCAGATGCTGCGGGTGAACAGAGACAGTACGCCCAGCGCGATGCCGGCAAAGATGGCCCCGAGGGTCTCGGGCATCGGCTTGCCGAAGTGGATCATGCAGTAGGGGACCGTCGACAGGAGCACCGAGTAGACGCCGAAGCGATGCTTGAGGCCGTGGACCAGAAAGCCGCGAAAGAAAAACTCGAGGCTCAAAAACTGCAGGGTGTAGGTGAGCTCCCACAGCAGAAAGTCGAGCCAGCTGCGGTCGGCTTGCTCGTAGAAGGGATAGGTATTCTGAAAGCTCTCGGTGAACGAGACGGCGAAGACCGCCGGGATCACCGCCACGAACAACGCCACATAGATCCAGCTATGCTCGAGCGCACCGCGAAGCCCGAGTCCGAAGTCGCGCAGGCGCTCGCGCATCACGAACTTCACGTACAACAGCGGGATGAGCATGTAGCCCACGAAGGTGCAGCTCGACCAGTACATCAGCCGGGCCAGGCGGGCGTACTCACTCTGGCGGAACGTGTAGGTGAGGCGCTCCTTGGCGTCGTCGAAAAAGAGGGACAGCGGGCCTTCGAGCAGCCAGAAGTCCGACGAGCCGCCAAAATACTCCAGAAAGCTGAGCACGAAGCAGCCGACGATCACCAGCCCCACCAGTCGCCAGTCGATCCGGCGGCGGTTGGCCTCGGTCCATCGGTTGCTCTCGGTCTCGACGCGTTCGAAGGCGTCGAGAAACTGGGTGCTCCACCTATTGATTACTTCGCGCATACGACGGCGGGGACAGCTTGGACGTGGTCGGGAGGCCAAAAAGGGTCAAAGTCGGCACACGATCTACGCTCCCGACCGCTTTGTAAACCCCGAGGCCGCAGATTTGTTTCCGCGGCGTTTGCTGCAGGGGCGGCCTTCCGGGCTTTTGCCCCCCATAGCTCAATCTCAAACTATCTGCATGTAGGATTGAGCAGCTTCTGTCGCCGGCCCTACCCGCTTTAAGTGACACTTTAGGTTGCGCCCGCAAGGTGTGTTTTGTGTGGGGAAAAGAGGTTGTTTAACAGGGGGTTGCGGGTTTGTGTGGGGTGCCGAAGATCGGCTTTGTACCTGTTCAGAGCGGTAAAAATGATTCGCGTGTAAGAAGTCGGGCCGAGGCTCGGCGGCGAAGAGAGCGGCAAAATCAGCCGGCGATGCCGACGGGAGACTTTTTACACACGAATCAAAAGGGGCGGGCAATGAAAACGTAATCGCGCCGGAGTGCGTGGCGTGCCCGGTCGTTTCGATGTGGGGCGCTACGCGGCAACGCAGCAGCTGTAGGTGGTTCCTGCGGGCTGCGCTACACGGAACCTAGACTACTGGGGGGAGTTATGTGTCACCCACCGCGGCTAGGAAGTGTCCAAGATGTTCGAGGGTTCGGGATTCGGTGTCTCTTGCTGGGCCTACTTGTCGCCTTCGGGGTCGGCGGTTGTGGTTTGTCGGACTCCGATGATCCGCGGCCTTACCGTTCGGCGGCCGAGCGAGGCCCGGGCGCAGACAAAGGCGAAGAAGAAGAGAGTGAAACCGAAGACGACGAGTGTCCGTCTCCGAGAGCCTGCCCTCACGGCGACCAGATCGACTGGGAGCGCTCGCTGATCATCCGTGACTCCGAACTGCTCGAGGGGTTTTCCTTCAAGCGCGTCATGGATCAGATCGTCGCGACCAGCGGTGAGCCGAACATGACGTCGCTCGAGTTGTACCAGCGTTGGTGGGATACGATGAACGCCGAGAACGAGCGCCAGCCGCTGGTCAGCTCGCCCGACGACGGCGAGCTCGCGCGCTTCGACCAGCCCTGCGATGCCGACGTGCTCGACGGGCAGACCTTCTTTAACGACTATCCCATCGAGTGTCCCCGTATCGAGGGCATCCTCGCCTACACCAACCCATTCGAAGAGACGATCGAGGTCGACGGCCAAGAGGTCGACAACCTCGATGCCTACATCCCTCTCGGGTTGTTCAACCGCATGGACCTGGCGCCCTCGGACGGCTCACACTGCGGCGAGATGCGCATCGTCTTCGCCAAAAACTCGGGGACGCTTCCCCGCAACCAGTTTTCGCCTCCCCCGGGCGGCAACCGAAACCTGCTCATCTTCGAGGCGGTCATCCCCAACCCCAACCCCGAGTGCGGCATCAACGGCTGTCTGCCGCTGGCCCAGGAGTGGTACAAGCTGTCGAAGATCCGCAACCAGAGAGCCCTGCGCGCCCAACTGGAGAAGCTGTACTTCGAGGGCTTCGATAATTTCCCCGCGGCGATCCGCGCCGATCACCTGGGACCCAAAGGCGGCCACGTGCGCACCAACCAGTTTATGTCGGCGGTCTCGGTCGACCGCTCCACGCCTCCGCAAAGCGGCCCGCGCGGCTTCGCATTGTGGCAGTTGCGCGACTTCAAGCTCACCAAGAATTGCAGTGGCGGCTCGTGCGAGCTCGGGATCAAGCAGCTGCCGATCGATGACAACCCGTTCGGAAACCTCTTTTCTTCGGAGTCGAATTATCCGCAGGCCGATGGCTTCAAGAAGCAATTCCTCGAAGAGATCCCTAACTTGGCCATCCCAGGGCTGAAGACGATCTCGATGGACCTGGACGCCAAGTATCTCGCCGGCGAGAGTAACGCGCCGCCTGCTTGCCTGCCGCCCGGCACGCCCGGGGCTCCCCCGGGCGCGCAGATCCCCGACGACGCTTGCTACGACAAGCACTTCGACCCCGACTCGCAGTTCGCCCAGGACATCCAGCGCGAGCTCGACCAGCTGGGATCGAGCGTCACGCCCACCCAGATCGTCCAACGTGCCGACACCTTGTCGTGCGGCGGCTGCCACCAGAACGTCGAGAACGCCGACGTAGGTAACGGCGAATTCCAGTCCGAAAAGCCGATGGACTTCGTCCACATCAGTGAGGAAAACCCGATCGATGGCCGCTACCACAGGCTGTCGACGATGATGCACGAGATGGATATCCCCCACCGACTCGAGGTGATGCGCGAGTTTATGTGCAAGGGCGAGCACCTGCACGAAGATGAGAAGAAGAAGCTCGAAGGGCGACCCGGCGTCGACCAAGAGTTTTTGGAGCGCCGCTTCGAGACCCTCGGCGGACCCGACCGCGTTCACTGACCGAGGGCGTGGGTCGGGGGGCCTGTGGCCCGGTCTCAGGTCGCAAGCCCTTATCCACGTTTGACACGGCCCCCCCAGTGCGCTTGACTGACGCGTGTCGAAATGAGTGATGGATGGGCCGATGTGGTGTGGGACGATGCGCGCGAAAAAAGAGAACGTTCGGGGGGCCCGATTCCAGTCTTATCTGCTGAGCTTGTTGGTCGGCTTCGCGGCGACGGTCGCGTTGTCGGCCTGCAGCTTCGAGACGCGCAGCTCGCAAGTGACGAGTTGCTCGGAGGACTACGGGTGTCCCATCGGTGAGGTGTGCGTGGACGGCTATTGCACGTCCACCGAGGGGGCCGACGTAGTCGACGATGCACAACTCGCCGATGTGTCGGTGGATGCTAGCGACGGCGATGCCGCCGTCGACGCCGAGGTGACGGACGTGGTCGAGGATGCGGGCGACGCCGACGTGGCGCGCGACGCGACGGATGCTGCCGACGTATCTGATGCCGCAGATGTCAGCGATACGGGCGATACGGGCGATACGACGGACGCCGACACCGGAGACGATGCGGGCGTCGACGCCGACACCGGAAACGACGCGGACACGGGAGCAGACGCCTCCGCCTGTCCCGACGGTGGGACGCCGCAGCCCGAAATCTGCGACGGAATCGACAACGACTGCGACGGCCAGATCGACAACGACCCGGAGAGCGTCGGCGAGACGTGCGATACGGGCGATGTGGGCGTCTGCGGCGTGGGTGAGCGAGTCTGCAATAACGGTCAGCTCGAGTGCCAGGCCACGACGACCGGCTCGGCGGAGGTGTGTAACGGCCTCGATGACGACTGCGACGGTCAGGTCGACGAAGAGGCCGCCGAGGTCGGTGACGCCTGCCAGACCGGCCGGCCGGGCATCTGCGCCGACGGCGAGAAGCGATGCCAGTTCGGCCAGCTCGTCTGCAAGCCCATTATCGGGCCCCTCACCGAAGTGTGCGACGGCGAAGACGACGACTGCGACGGCGAGGTCGACGAGACGTTCGCCGAGCAGGGCGATGCGTGTCAGACCGGCCAGATCGGCCAGTGCGCCGACGGCGGCAAGCAGTGCGTCGGCGGCCAGGTCGTGTGCGAGCCGGTCAACCCCGCCTCCCCGGAGGCGTGCGACGGGATCGACAACGATTGCGACGGCTTGGCCGACGAGGACGACAGCGGCATGGTGCTCACTGCAGCCTGCGGTGCGGCGACTTGTCCCGGAAGCGGCGTGAAGTTGTGCATCGGTGCGCAGTGGACCGCCTGCCGCGAAGACGTCCAAGAGATCTGCGACGGCGCCGACAACAACTGCGACTCACAGGTCGACAATCAGACGCCGTGCTACCAGGTCTGCCCGGGCGGCGACATCGCCGTGGGCACGCTCGACTGCTCGACCTCCACGGGTACCTGCGAGCTCCCCCAGGAGATCTGCAACGACGGCACCGACAACGACTGCGACGGCCAGGTCGACGAGAACTGCTCGGGTGGCAACGTGCGCGACGGCATGGTCTTCGTGCCCGGCGGCCCGTTTTGGATGGGCTCGCAGACCACCGATTGGGGCTACCAGCAAGACGAGACGCCCCAACACCTCGTCGAGCTCGACCCCTTCTACATCGACCAGGCCGAGATCACGCGTCGGCTGTATCGCGCCTGCTGGAGCGATGGGAGCTGCTCGCTGCCCGATTGGGGCTGCCCGTACCAGGGCGCTGGAAGCACCAGCGACCACCTCGACAAGCCCATCGGTTGTGTGAGCTACGCCCAGGCCGCCGATTATTGCCAGTGGGCCGGAAAGCGCCTGCCGACGGCCGCCGAGTGGGAGAAAGCCGCTCGCGGGCCGTATCCGCGCCAAAACCTGTTCCCGTGGGGCGACACCCAGGACACATCGCTCGCAGTCGTCGATTGCTCGAACGGGCTCAACGGCTGCGTGGCCAAGTCGGTGTCGTATCCTGCAGGCGCGAGCTACTACGGCGCGCTGCACATGGCCGGCAACGTCGCCGAGTGGGTCACCGACTACTACGACCCGAACTTCTACACCTCGACCTACACGGTCGCGCCCGAGCAGACGACCGACGGGGGCGACGGCCACGAGGTGCGCGGCGGCAGCTACGACCAGACGCTGCGCTATGCGCGGGTGTCGAACCGCGCCGCGCTTACGTTCCCGACCGTCGAGGACGATGCGGTGGGCTTCCGGTGTGTGTTGGACGCGCCCTGAGAAGTGCGGGCGCCTCGATTTCTGAAGGCCTTCTACATAAGCAATTAAGGACATAAGGGTTGCGAACTGGCGCATGAGGGCGATACGCAACCCCTATGTCCTTAATTGCCTATGTAGAGGGCGTCTCAATCACTGAAGGCTGGCCTCTTAGGTAATCCTCAGCTATGACTAAGCCCGGAACACCCAACGCCGAGAAGTCCACGTGTCTTCTCGGCTTTTTCACTCGCCGCGATGAACGATCGAGCGAACCATGCGCGACAAAGACACCATGCGCGACCTGAGCAAACTCATCCGCAATCCAGCCCGGGACCACGCCGCCGACAGCCCGCGCACCGTCGCGGTGCTGCCGCCCGAGCTCGCCAACCAGATCGCCGCCGGCGAGGTGGTCGAGCGGCCGGCGTCGGTGGTCAAAGAGCTCGTCGAGAATAGCCTCGACGCCGGGGCGCGGCGCGTCGAGGTGACCATCCGCGAGGGTGGGCGCGAGCTGATTCGCATCGAGGACGACGGCTGCGGCATGCACCGCGAGGACGTGCTTCGCGCCGTCGAGCGCCACGCCACGAGCAAAATCTCGCGCATCGATGACCTGCACACCATCGGCACGCTCGGGTTTCGCGGCGAGGCGCTGCCGTCGATCGGCTCGGTGTCGCGCACGGAGATTCGCACCAAGCCCCACGGCGAGGTCGAGGGCACCCGCGTACTCATCGAGGGCGGCCAGATCAAAGAGGTCGACGCCACCGGCATGGCCGCTGGCACGCTCATCACCGTCGAGGACCTCTTCTTCAACACCCCGGCGCGCCTCAAGTTTTTGAAGACCCCGGCCACCGAGAGCCGCCACATCACCGAGATGCTCGTGCGCATGGGCCTGAGCCGGCCGGACGTGCGCATCCTGCTCAAAAAGGACGGCAAAGTACGCCTCGACTTGCCCGCGGTCGAAGACCTCAAAGACCGCGTGCTCGAGATCATGGGCCGCGAGGTCTACGACGACCTCTACCCGACCTACGAGTACCCCGCCATCAACGGCGTGGTCGCCCGCGGCTACTTCTCGAAGCCGGGCCACTCGCAGCGCACCTCCAAGAATATCTACACCTTCGTCAACGGGCGCTACGTCAGCGACAGCACCATCCGCGCGGCGATCAAGGGCGCCTACGGCACGATGCTCGACAAGCGGCGCTACCCGTCGGTGGTGCTCTTCGTCGAGGTGCCCTTCGAGTTGGTCGACGTCAACGTGCACCCCGCCAAGACCGAGGTGCGCTTCCACGACACCCAGCCCATCTACCGCGCGGTCTACCACGCGATCGCCGACGAGCTCGCCGAGGCGCCCTGGCTCGACCGCGAGGGGAAGAAGGTCTACTCGCTGGGCGACGGCGACAAACGCACTTGGAAGGGCAGGGGCGGCTCGGAGGGCGAGCAGAACGCAGCCGACGGCGGCGAGCGTATGGTCAAGCCGGGCATGGCGAGCTTCGAGCCGCTCAACGCGCGGCACCGACGCATGTCGCAATTGCAGGGCCGCGGCTTTACGCCCACCGGACGCGGCGAGGTCGCCTCGCCGTTCTTCTCGAGCGACGACGACGAGAACCGCGCCCAGCAGGGCTTCTCGGCGCGCGGCGCGTCGCCGCTTCGCGAGCCGCCGCGCGTGGGCATCGGCGACACCGGCCTCGCGCCGCCCGATCAAGCGGGTGGCGACGCCGGCGCCGACAACTACTTCTCGTCGCTCAAGGTGCTCGGCCAGTTCAAGCGCGCTTATATCTTGTGCGAGGACGCCTCCGGCCTGGTCATCATCGACCAGCACGCCGCCCACGAGCGCATCGGCTTCGAGCGGCTGCGCCACCTGTACAGCCGCGAGCACAAGGAGACCCAGCCGCTGCTGTTCCCGCTGCGCCTCGAGTTCGACACGCTGCGCGCCGATACCCTCGAAGACAGCCTCGACTTCTTCGAGCAGGCCGGCTTCGAGATCGAGCACTTCGGCGGCCAGTCCTACGCCCTCAAAGCCGTGCCCGCCGTGTTACAGAAGGCCAACCACGAGCGTCTCATCAAAGACGCCATCGACGACATGGCCGAGCTGGGCCGCTCCGACCGCGTCGAAGAAGAGATGGAGGCGATCCTGAGCCGCATGGCCTGCCACTCGGTCGTCCGCGGCCCAACCCCGCTGACCACCGAGGAGTGCGAATCGCTCCTGGAGCAGATGGACGAGATCGACTTCAAGGCCAACTGCCCCCACGGACGCCCCGTCTACTACCGCATCCCGCTGCTCGAACTCGAAGAGTGTTTCGACCGGCGATAGAGAGAGATTCACCACGGGGAGCACGGGGACACGGGGGAGAGGCACTTTTGTTTTTCCCCGTGTCCCCGTGTCCCCCGTGGTGAACCCAAATTACGTATGGACATTGCAGACATTTCGACATCCGGACTTCCCAAGATCCTCGTCATCGCCGGGCCCACGGCCGTCGGCAAGACGAGCCTCGCGCTCGAGGTGGCCGAGAGGTTGGACGGGGAGATCGTCAACTACGACAGCGTGCAGCTGTATCGGATGCTCGACATCGGTACGGCCAAGCCCAGCGAGGCCGAGCGTGCGCGGGTGCCGCATCACCTGTTCGACGTGCTCGACCCCGACGAGGAGAGCAACGTCGCCGACTATATCGCGATGGCCGAGGAGGCGATCGCCGATATTGTGCGTCGTGGGAAGATTCCGATTCTGGTCGGCGGGACAGGGATGTACGTGCGTATCTTGGTGCACGGCATCTTCGAGGCGCCGCCGCCCGACGAGGAGATTCGCGCGCGACACCGCGCGCTCGCCGAGGAGAAGGGGCGCCCGTTCCTGCACGCCAAGCTCGCCGAGGTCGACCCCGACCTGGCCGAGCGCATCCATCCGAACGACCTGGTGCGGGTGAGCCGGGGCCTGGAGATCTACGAGCAGACGGGCAAGCCGCTGAGCGTGCACCAGCGCGAGCATCGCTTCCAGAAGCCCAACTACGACGCGCTCAAGATCGCGCTGTTGCGCCCGCGCGACGAGCTCTACGAGCGCATCAACCGCCGCGCCGAGCTGATGCTGGAGCGCGGGCTCGTCGAGGAGTACGAGGCGGTGATCGCGGCCGGCTATGATCGGCAGTTGAAACCCCTGCAGTCTCTGGGGTATCGGCAGATGGGTGAGCACATCTTCGACGATGTTCCGCTCGACGAAGCCGTCGAGGATATCAAGGGCCAGACTCGCCGGTATGCCAAGCAGCAGATCAGCTGGTTTCGCAACGAACCCCATATTCACTGGGCGCTGGCCCCGCTGGAGCGTGACGGCGAGCTGCCGGCGCAGGTGCTCGGCGATATCGAGACGTTCTTCGAGGGCGGCGAGCCCGACCTGGAGTGGGCGCAACTCGACCCGTACGACGTGTCGCGGCCAGACTAAGACGCGAGTTCAGAAATCGGTACGCCCGCTATTGGGGGCGAGGGCAAAAGACGCCCTCGCAAAACGTCGATTAGAGTGTTCTTTCAATGCAGCTATTGTGGTTGTCAGGGCTACACTCAAATTGTAGTTCGCGCGCAGTTCAGCGCCCCTAATAAATAGCAGGCGCAACAATTATCGAGGCCTACAAAAATGAAACCGTTAGTCCAACCCTTCGTAAACGACGTCAAACCCTACGTGCCCGGCAAGCCCGTCGAGGAGCTGCAGCGCGAGTTGGGCATCACCGACATCATCAAGCTGGCCAGCAACGAGAACCCGCTGGGCACCAGCGAGAAGGTGCGCCAGGTCGTGCGCGAGGCCGCCGAGCGGCTGCACATCTACCCCGATGGCGCGGCGTATAACCTCAAGCAGGCCATCTGCGAGTTTCACGACGTCGACATGCAGGAGGTCGCCACCGGCGCCGGCTCCGACGAGCTGTTGATGCTCTCCATCGACACGTTCATCACCCCCGGCGAAAACGGCGTCGTCAGCCAATACGGCTTCGGCTCCTACCCGATCTCGCTGGTCGGCCACGGCGCCGAGGTGCGCACGGTGCCGGTGCTCGACGGCTTCACGCCCGACGTACAGGGCATGATCGACGCGTGCGACGACGACACCAAGATGTTGTTCCTGGCCAACCCGAACAACCCGACCGGCACCTACGTGCCCGAAGGCGAGCTCCGCAAGCTTCTGACCGAGGTGCCCGAGCACGTCGTGGTCGTCATCGACGAGGCCTACAACGAGTATATCCAGGCCGACGACTACGCCTCGGCGCTCGACCTGCGCGACTTGCGCGACCGGTTGATGATCACGCGCACCTTCAGCAAGTGCTACGGCCTGGCCGGCCTGCGCGTGGGCTACGCCATCAGCACGCCCGAGATCATCGGGCTGATCAACCGCATCCGAAAGCCCTTCAACGTCAACCTCGTCGCCCAAGAGGCCGCCATCGCCGCGCTCGCCGACCGCGAGTTCGTCGCGCGCTCGGTCGAGGTCAACGAGGCGGGCAGGGCGCAGCTCGAAGCTGGCTTCGAGACGTTTGCCGCGTTCGGGGTTGACTGGGTGCCGAGCCAGACAAACTTCTTGTTGGTAGAGATGCCCGTCGACGGGCGCACGATCTACGACGTGATGCTTCGCCGCGGCGTCATCCTGCGCCCGATGGCCGGCTACGGATTGCCCAACTACTTGCGTATCTCCATCGGCACCGAGGCGGAGAACGCCCGTTGCCTCACCGAACTCGCCGACGTCCTCGAAGAAGTCACCAGCCAGGAGGCCCCCGCATGATTGTCGCCATTGACGGACCCGCAGGCGCAGGAAAGTCGACGATTGCCCACCGCGTGGCCGAAGAACTCGACTTCCAGCTCATCGACACCGGCGCGATCTACCGCACGGTCGCCTACCGTGCGCTCGAAGACGGCAAAGACCTCGACTCCCCCGAGGAGGTCGCCACCCTGGCCGCCTCGTTGCACCTCGACTTCGAGCGCAACGACGACGGCGAGAACGTCTTGTATTGCGACGGCGAGCCGATGGGCAACGAGATTCGCACCCCGCACGTCACCCGCGCCTCGAGCCAGATCTCGAGCATCCCCGCGGTACGCCAAGCCCTGCTCGGCATCCAACGCGAGCTGGGCAAGCGCGAGTCGAGCGTACTCGAGGGCCGTGACATCGGCACGGTCGTCTTCCCCGACGCCGAGGCCAAGATCTTTCTGACCGCCTCCCGCGAAGTGCGCGCCCACCGCCGCCTCGACCAGATGAAAGAGCGCGGCATGGACGGCGACCTCGACGAGGTCCTGGCCGAGATCGTCGACCGCGACCGCCGCGACATGGAGCGCGACATCGCTCCGTTGAAGAAGGCCGACGATGCGGTCGAGATCGACACGTCGGAGCTTGAGATCGAGGATGTCGTGCAGCGGATTTTGGAGGTGGTCGAGGAGAAGAAGTAGCTGTACTTACTGGTGGCATTGCAGGAGTGTAGCGATGCCCCCGGCCGGCCTACGCCGGCCGCCCCCCGCGCGGAGCGGCGGGGGGCTCTATGGTCGACCTGGCGGAGGTGGTTCAGAAGCGAACCTTCGAGAATCGACCACTCCTAATAGGCCGACCATAAAGGCCCCCGTTGCTTCGCACGGGGGCCGGGGTGCGGAGGCACCCGGGAGCATTGCTGCGCATCGGCAATGCCTCCAAATCGCAACGTCCCAACAATCGACCAGTCCGAATAGGCCGACCATAAAGGCCCCGTAGCTTCGCACGGGGACCGGGGTGCGGAGGCGCCCCGGGGGCATCGCCGCGAACCGGCAATGCCTCCATCTCACTCCTCCTCGACCTCCTCCGCCTCCTCCGCCTCCTCACAAGCCTCACGTATCTGCTCCAATACCGCGTCGATCTCCGAGTAGATTTCAACGACGTCAAAGCGAAGCACACGCACGCCGTGCTTTTCTGCGAGTAGTTCGTCGCGACGCTCGTCACGCCGCGCCTGCTCCTCATTGTGGTGCCCGGGGCCGTCGACCTCGACTGCGATCCGGCACGAGGTGCAGTAAAAGTCGACGATGAACGGTTCGAGAATGTATTGGCGCCTGAATTTCCTGCCATCGAGCTGCTTCTTGCGCAGCTTCGACCATAAGCGGCGTTCAGGTTTCGTTTGGTTCTTTCGCAATGTCTTTGCGCGCTCTGCGAGTGCTTTTCGGTGGGTGTATTGGTGTCGCATGAATCGCTCCGTTTTGCCTGTGTGATGTGAAACCTCATATAGGTTTTCGGCAAAATGGGTGGGATCGTTGCGTGCAGTTCGGCGAGATCGGGGCGTGGTGGCGGTTCGGGTGGGTTTTTTCTAGGGGGTCTCTGTTTGGGGCGGTCGACGGGTGGAGGCATTGCGGATTCGCAACGATGCCCCCGGCCGGCCTTACGCCGGCCGCCCCCCGCGCGGAGCGGCGGGGGGCTATATGGTCGACTTGGCGGAGGTGGTTCAGAGGCGAACCTGCGAGAATCGACCACTCCTAATAGGCCGACCATAAAGGCCCCCGTTGCTTCGCCCACTCGATCCGAATCAGCGAGGAGGCGTGGGGGGCGACCGATCGGGAGGATCGTCAAGAAAACAAAAAGGATGTAATGATTTTGTTCGACCAAAAACAAACCGGGCACAAAGCCTGGAAATCATTACATCCGGAGACGATCATGCCAGACACTCGCCTCAATGTCAGCCTCCAAAATCACGAGCGTTCCGAGCCGCAGCGAGCAGTGCCCGCTCACTTCAACGAGTATATCGTAGCCTGCGAGCATCTGCGCGGTGAGGGCATTTTCGACGAGATCGAGCAGCAGTTTCGGCTCGACCGAAGCGGCTACCAGTTTATCGACGCGGTGCTGGCGGGGCTGGC
It encodes:
- the miaA gene encoding tRNA (adenosine(37)-N6)-dimethylallyltransferase MiaA, coding for MDIADISTSGLPKILVIAGPTAVGKTSLALEVAERLDGEIVNYDSVQLYRMLDIGTAKPSEAERARVPHHLFDVLDPDEESNVADYIAMAEEAIADIVRRGKIPILVGGTGMYVRILVHGIFEAPPPDEEIRARHRALAEEKGRPFLHAKLAEVDPDLAERIHPNDLVRVSRGLEIYEQTGKPLSVHQREHRFQKPNYDALKIALLRPRDELYERINRRAELMLERGLVEEYEAVIAAGYDRQLKPLQSLGYRQMGEHIFDDVPLDEAVEDIKGQTRRYAKQQISWFRNEPHIHWALAPLERDGELPAQVLGDIETFFEGGEPDLEWAQLDPYDVSRPD
- the cmk gene encoding (d)CMP kinase, encoding MIVAIDGPAGAGKSTIAHRVAEELDFQLIDTGAIYRTVAYRALEDGKDLDSPEEVATLAASLHLDFERNDDGENVLYCDGEPMGNEIRTPHVTRASSQISSIPAVRQALLGIQRELGKRESSVLEGRDIGTVVFPDAEAKIFLTASREVRAHRRLDQMKERGMDGDLDEVLAEIVDRDRRDMERDIAPLKKADDAVEIDTSELEIEDVVQRILEVVEEKK
- a CDS encoding endonuclease domain-containing protein, with amino-acid sequence MRHQYTHRKALAERAKTLRKNQTKPERRLWSKLRKKQLDGRKFRRQYILEPFIVDFYCTSCRIAVEVDGPGHHNEEQARRDERRDELLAEKHGVRVLRFDVVEIYSEIDAVLEQIREACEEAEEAEEVEEE
- the hisC gene encoding histidinol-phosphate transaminase, with amino-acid sequence MKPLVQPFVNDVKPYVPGKPVEELQRELGITDIIKLASNENPLGTSEKVRQVVREAAERLHIYPDGAAYNLKQAICEFHDVDMQEVATGAGSDELLMLSIDTFITPGENGVVSQYGFGSYPISLVGHGAEVRTVPVLDGFTPDVQGMIDACDDDTKMLFLANPNNPTGTYVPEGELRKLLTEVPEHVVVVIDEAYNEYIQADDYASALDLRDLRDRLMITRTFSKCYGLAGLRVGYAISTPEIIGLINRIRKPFNVNLVAQEAAIAALADREFVARSVEVNEAGRAQLEAGFETFAAFGVDWVPSQTNFLLVEMPVDGRTIYDVMLRRGVILRPMAGYGLPNYLRISIGTEAENARCLTELADVLEEVTSQEAPA